One segment of Podarcis muralis chromosome 17, rPodMur119.hap1.1, whole genome shotgun sequence DNA contains the following:
- the LOC114587618 gene encoding surfeit locus protein 4-like isoform X1, with the protein MAPSGDVMGAAEDLADQFLRVTKHYLPHLAHLCLISTFLEDGIRMWFQWNEQRDYINMSWGSGALLATLFVLINMCGQLAGCVLVLARKFVPYACFGLFGIVFMQTIAYSILWDLKFLMRNLALGGGLLLLLAESRSEGKSMFAGVPTMDDISPRQYMQLGGRLLLVLMFMTLLHFELGAFTIFQDIFGMALIILVAIGFKTKLAALTLVIWLFIINLIQNAFWSVPTYRPLHDFLKYDFFQTMSVIGGLLLVVALGPGGVSMDEHKKKW; encoded by the exons ATGGCGCCCAGCGGCGATGTAATGGGGGCGGCCGAAGACCTGGCCGATCAG TTCTTGCGTGTGACAAAGCACTACCTACCTCATCTGGCTCACCTCTGCCTGATTAGCACCTTCTTGGAGGATGGCATCAGGATGTGGTTCCAGTGGAATGAGCAACGAGACTACATCAACATGTCGTGGGGAAGCGGTGCACTCTTAGCCACACTTTTTGTATTAATCAACATGTGTGGGCAGCTAG CTGGGTGTGTGCTTGTTCTCGCCAGAAAGTTTGTCCCTTACGCATGCTTTGGCCTGTTTGGAATTGTTTTCATGCAG ACAATTGCCTACAGTATTTTATGGGACCTCAAGTTCTTGATGAG GAATTTGGCTCTCGGAGGTGGGCTGCTCCTGCTACTTGCAGAATCTCGTTCTGAGGGGAAGTCCATGTTTGCTGGAGTCCCTACCATGGACGATATCTCACCACGGCAGTACATGCAGCTTGGTGGGCGCTTGCTCCTGGTTCTCATGTTCATGACACTCCTGCACTTCGAACTTGGCGCCTTCACT ATTTTCCAGGACATCTTTGGCATGGCGCTTATCATTTTGGTGGCCATTGGCTTCAAGACCAAGCTTGCTGCTCTTACCCTAGTCATCTGGCTTTTCATCATCAACCTGATCCAGAATGCCTTCTGGAGCGTCCCCACTTACAGGCCTCTCCACGACTTTCTCAAATATGACTTTTTCCAGACCATGTCTGTCATAGGTGGCCTGCTGCTTGTTGTGGCGTTGGGACCTGGGGGGGTTTCCATGGATGAACACAAGAAAAAGTGGTAA
- the LOC114587618 gene encoding surfeit locus protein 4-like isoform X2, whose product MKFLRVTKHYLPHLAHLCLISTFLEDGIRMWFQWNEQRDYINMSWGSGALLATLFVLINMCGQLAGCVLVLARKFVPYACFGLFGIVFMQTIAYSILWDLKFLMRNLALGGGLLLLLAESRSEGKSMFAGVPTMDDISPRQYMQLGGRLLLVLMFMTLLHFELGAFTIFQDIFGMALIILVAIGFKTKLAALTLVIWLFIINLIQNAFWSVPTYRPLHDFLKYDFFQTMSVIGGLLLVVALGPGGVSMDEHKKKW is encoded by the exons ATGAAG TTCTTGCGTGTGACAAAGCACTACCTACCTCATCTGGCTCACCTCTGCCTGATTAGCACCTTCTTGGAGGATGGCATCAGGATGTGGTTCCAGTGGAATGAGCAACGAGACTACATCAACATGTCGTGGGGAAGCGGTGCACTCTTAGCCACACTTTTTGTATTAATCAACATGTGTGGGCAGCTAG CTGGGTGTGTGCTTGTTCTCGCCAGAAAGTTTGTCCCTTACGCATGCTTTGGCCTGTTTGGAATTGTTTTCATGCAG ACAATTGCCTACAGTATTTTATGGGACCTCAAGTTCTTGATGAG GAATTTGGCTCTCGGAGGTGGGCTGCTCCTGCTACTTGCAGAATCTCGTTCTGAGGGGAAGTCCATGTTTGCTGGAGTCCCTACCATGGACGATATCTCACCACGGCAGTACATGCAGCTTGGTGGGCGCTTGCTCCTGGTTCTCATGTTCATGACACTCCTGCACTTCGAACTTGGCGCCTTCACT ATTTTCCAGGACATCTTTGGCATGGCGCTTATCATTTTGGTGGCCATTGGCTTCAAGACCAAGCTTGCTGCTCTTACCCTAGTCATCTGGCTTTTCATCATCAACCTGATCCAGAATGCCTTCTGGAGCGTCCCCACTTACAGGCCTCTCCACGACTTTCTCAAATATGACTTTTTCCAGACCATGTCTGTCATAGGTGGCCTGCTGCTTGTTGTGGCGTTGGGACCTGGGGGGGTTTCCATGGATGAACACAAGAAAAAGTGGTAA